Proteins from one Sulfurovum sp. TSL1 genomic window:
- the leuB gene encoding 3-isopropylmalate dehydrogenase yields the protein MGKSYKIGVIKGDGIGPEIIDEAIKVLDAVSVTQGFNLKYEEMLLGGAAIDETGVPLPEETIQGVKKCDAVLFGAIGGPKWDTLERHLRPETGLLGLRKEMGTFANLRPAMVYDELVNASSLKPKIIKGVDIMVVRELTGGIYFGQPRELNKDNAFNTMIYTREEVKRIAIVAFDIAMKRKKRICSVDKANVLEVSQFWREIVEEVSKDYPEVELSHMYVDNAAMQLIRDPKQFDVILTGNIFGDILSDAASMLSGSIGLLPSASTGTGVGLFEPIHGSAPDIAGQGIANPLATISSASMMLRYALGENEAADKIDNAIKKALSEGYRTGDIGDYDAKEICTCSEIGDIIADYASK from the coding sequence ATGGGTAAAAGTTATAAAATCGGTGTAATTAAAGGTGACGGGATCGGTCCTGAAATTATTGATGAAGCCATCAAAGTATTGGATGCGGTCTCTGTCACACAAGGGTTTAACCTGAAGTATGAAGAGATGCTGCTTGGCGGTGCCGCGATCGATGAAACGGGTGTTCCACTCCCTGAAGAGACGATCCAGGGTGTAAAGAAATGTGACGCTGTGCTATTCGGTGCGATAGGCGGACCGAAATGGGACACACTTGAGAGACATTTACGTCCTGAAACAGGGCTTTTGGGACTTCGTAAAGAGATGGGAACATTTGCAAACCTGAGACCGGCTATGGTCTATGATGAGCTGGTGAATGCATCCAGTCTTAAGCCTAAGATCATTAAAGGTGTAGATATCATGGTCGTACGTGAACTGACTGGTGGTATCTATTTCGGTCAGCCAAGAGAACTGAATAAAGACAATGCATTCAATACCATGATCTATACAAGAGAAGAGGTCAAACGTATCGCTATCGTGGCATTTGACATCGCTATGAAACGTAAAAAACGTATCTGTTCAGTAGATAAAGCCAATGTACTTGAAGTCAGCCAGTTCTGGAGAGAGATCGTAGAAGAGGTCTCTAAAGATTACCCGGAAGTGGAACTTTCTCATATGTATGTAGACAATGCAGCGATGCAGCTTATCCGTGATCCTAAGCAGTTTGATGTGATCTTGACGGGAAATATCTTTGGTGATATTCTTTCAGATGCTGCGAGTATGTTAAGCGGATCTATCGGACTTCTTCCTAGTGCCAGTACAGGTACAGGTGTAGGATTGTTTGAACCTATTCACGGTTCTGCACCGGATATCGCCGGACAGGGCATCGCCAATCCGTTGGCAACCATTTCATCTGCAAGTATGATGCTTCGTTATGCTTTAGGTGAAAATGAAGCCGCAGATAAAATAGACAATGCGATCAAAAAAGCATTGAGCGAAGGGTATCGTACAGGTGACATCGGTGATTATGATGCGAAAGAGATCTGTACGTGTAGTGAGATCGGTGATATTATCGCTGACTATGCATCCAAATAG
- a CDS encoding 3-isopropylmalate dehydratase small subunit has translation MQGKVWKFGDNIDTDLIIAARYLNTSEPSELAKYVMEDADPEFVSKMKEGDIIVAGENFGCGSSREHAPIALKAAGVSAVIAPTFARIFYRNAFNMGLPIFELKEASEINEGDVVRIDMDAGEVINVTQAKTYKFSPIPEFMQELVDAGGLIAFAKKEIENKKEAKA, from the coding sequence TTGCAAGGTAAAGTTTGGAAATTTGGTGACAATATCGATACTGATTTGATCATCGCAGCAAGATATCTTAATACAAGTGAGCCATCGGAATTGGCAAAATATGTAATGGAAGATGCAGACCCTGAGTTTGTTTCGAAAATGAAAGAGGGCGACATTATCGTTGCCGGTGAGAACTTTGGTTGCGGTTCAAGCCGTGAGCATGCACCTATCGCATTAAAAGCAGCCGGTGTAAGTGCTGTGATCGCGCCTACATTTGCACGTATCTTTTACAGAAATGCATTTAATATGGGACTGCCTATTTTTGAACTCAAAGAGGCATCTGAGATCAATGAAGGTGATGTTGTGAGAATCGATATGGATGCGGGAGAAGTGATCAATGTCACACAGGCTAAAACCTATAAGTTCTCTCCGATTCCTGAATTCATGCAAGAGTTGGTAGATGCAGGCGGACTGATAGCATTTGCGAAAAAAGAGATTGAAAATAAAAAAGAAGCGAAGGCATAA